The following coding sequences lie in one Fusarium poae strain DAOMC 252244 chromosome 1, whole genome shotgun sequence genomic window:
- a CDS encoding hypothetical protein (BUSCO:19057at5125): MPHAVSMPSTGLQALILCGPGSSFPTFTSNPDESPKALLPIANRPMVWYALDFCYRTGITDINLICPPTASAAISTALNTNPHLTALPLPRPDILSPADLDQNTGTAEILRLPEVRSIITGDFVVLPCDLVCELGGEKLLQSWMVKSASLTDMLGTSRLSNGHRSVHSGALGVWYDTKAVAPVKKEETDFIATTPLPTTPVTPPRGSLFSNLSKLVYSMPTDSLRDLTGERNSLPVRHGLLRNHTRVRMFTTHRDAHIYIFPRWVLDFVKDNERMESIGEDVIGWWAKAGWQSGLAEKLNLESACSQGRVEESEEDEGSSSPRDPSPDNKPSLGNPVSSDESTGGKTPKITVDDKSNSFEVPPIVAYVHPGGGSAPLIRRVDTAQLLLAISLQLAKLPSLEETGGEASSPYVHARKIAYPEGVKPRTTITQKDSLIAENVTVEEKTSIKETVIGAGSQINEGAKLSQCLLMEGVVVGKACKLTRCIIGKRAVIGDGSVLTDCEVQENLLVEARTEDKDNKLMSSEGLEATEAEMDEVLQDMEDDAEQAVMD, from the exons ATGCCCCACGCTGTTTCGATGCCTTCAACTGGGCTTCAAGCCCTGATCCTTTGCGGACCTGGCTCATCGTTCCCGACCTTCACCTCCAACCCCGATGAGAGTCCAAAGGCCCTTCTTCCTATTGCCAACCGACCTATGGTCTGGTATGCGCTTGACTTTTGCTATAGAACTGGCATCACAG ATATAAATCTTATCTGTCCACCCACAGCTTCTGCTGCTATCTCAACAGCTCTTAACACTAACCCTCACCTTACTGCTCTGCCTCTGCCACGACCTGACATCCTCTCACCGGCAGACTTGGATCAAAACACAGGCACCGCCGAGATCCTCCGACTACCCGAGGTCAGGTCGATTATCACTGGTGATTTTGTGGTTCTGCCTTGTGACTTGGTTTGTGAGCTCGGAGGAGAGAAGCTTCTTCAGTCATGGATGGTCAAGTCAGCCAGCCTGACAGACATGTTGGGAACATCTAGACTTTCCAACGGCCATCGATCAGTTCACAGCGGTGCTCTTGGTGTCTGGTATGACACAAAGGCGGTTGCGCCAGTCAAAAAGGAGGAGACAGACTTTATTGCAACAACTCCATTGCCCACAACTCCTGTTACCCCACCCAGGGGGTCACTCTTCTCAAACCTGTCCAAGCTTGTTTACTCTATGCCAACTGACTCTTTGAGAGATCTAACTGGAGAAAGAAACTCACTTCCTGTCCGTCACGGCTTGTTGCGTAACCATACTCGCGTGCGAATGTTTACGACACATCGAGATGCTCACATCTACATCTTCCCTCGGTGGGTTCTCGATTTCGTCAAGGACAACGAGCGAATGGAGAGCATCGGAGAAGACGTTATTGGATGGTGGGCAAAGGCTGGCTGGCAGTCAGGTCTTGCCGAGAAGCTCAATCTGGAAAGTGCCTGCAGCCAAGGTCGGGTCGAGGAGTCAGAAGAGGACGAAGGTTCATCGTCTCCCAGAGATCCCAGCCCAGACAACAAACCCAGCTTAGGGAACCCAGTTTCCAGCGACGAGAGCACCGGTGGAAAGACACCCAAGATTACAGTGGACGACAAGTCGAACTCGTTTGAAGTGCCACCGATCGTTGCTTACGTCCATCCCGGTGGGGGTTCCGCACCCTTGATTCGGCGTGTCGATACTGCACAACTGTTGCTCGCCATCTCGCTTCAACTGGCCAAGCTCCCGTCACTCGAGGAGACTGGCGGAGAAGCCAGTTCGCCTTACGTTCACGCAAGGAAGATCGCCTACCCCGAAGGTGTAAAACCTCGCACGACCATCACCCAGAAGGACAGTCTCATTGCCGAAAACGTGACTGTTGAGGAGAAAACGTCTATCAAAGAGACTGTGATCGGCGCCGGCTCGCAGATCAATGAGGGTGCCAAGCTTTCTCAATGTTTACTGATGGAAGGTGTAGTTGTTGGCAAAGCCTGCAAGCTGACTCGTTGCATTATTGGAAAGAGAGCCGTTATTGGAGATGGATCTGTTTTAACAGACTGTGAAGTCCAAGAGAATCTACTTGTTGAGGCTCGAA CTGAGGACAAAGACAACAAACTCATGAGCTCTGAGGGGCTCGAGGCCACAGAAGCCGAGATGGACGAGGTGCTCCAGGATATGGAAGATGACGCTGAACAGGCAGTGATGGACTAG